One genomic segment of Kocuria rhizophila DC2201 includes these proteins:
- a CDS encoding NUDIX hydrolase, which produces MAFPVPSAPKRRPNQPVSALPTVEEVSAGGIVVNLSDPTHPVAIIARINRGGRLEWCLPKGHPEGEETNQEAAVREIEEETGIMGRVLSPLGSIDYWFTVSGHRVHKTVHHFLLEATGGHLTTENDPDHEAVDVAWSGIDDLGRKLSFPNERRIADIAREYIIHQL; this is translated from the coding sequence ATGGCTTTCCCCGTACCCAGCGCGCCCAAGAGGCGACCGAACCAACCGGTCTCCGCGCTGCCCACGGTGGAAGAGGTCTCGGCCGGTGGGATCGTGGTCAACCTGTCCGACCCCACGCATCCGGTGGCCATCATCGCTCGCATCAACCGCGGCGGGAGGCTCGAATGGTGCCTGCCCAAGGGTCATCCCGAGGGCGAGGAGACCAATCAGGAAGCCGCCGTGCGGGAGATCGAGGAGGAAACCGGGATCATGGGCCGGGTGCTCTCCCCGCTGGGCAGCATCGACTACTGGTTCACCGTCTCCGGGCACCGCGTGCACAAGACCGTCCACCACTTCCTGCTGGAGGCCACCGGCGGGCACCTGACCACGGAGAACGATCCCGACCACGAGGCCGTGGACGTCGCGTGGTCCGGGATCGACGACCTCGGCCGCAAGCTGTCCTTCCCCAATGAACGGCGCATCGCCGACATCGCCCGGGAATACATCATCCACCAGTTGTAG
- the murJ gene encoding murein biosynthesis integral membrane protein MurJ, giving the protein MQKSGARASAVMASGTLVSRILGFVKTFLITVAIGSAATMADVFQLANTLPNLIYVLIAGGVFNAVLVPQIIKASKAEDEGADYISRLITLAVIALLVITGAVLLCVGPIMRLMGPGWSDAQLAMGTMFAVITFPQIFFYGLYTVVGQVLNAKGAFGAYMWAPVLNNVIAIAALLMFIYQFGPFRTHPHSLENWTSAQTFWLVGMATVGVAAQAFVLFWPLARLGLRIRPRFGWRGIGLSTAGRLGGWTLATGVIANLAFMALYRTAAIPTGARSDAPAGPGGPTPIAGTAVLDQATMLYALPHGVIGLSIATVLFNRMAAAAAEKDRESLVASLSSSLRVTGVATVFCMIALIVYAGPLGMLFSGGVPAAGAVIGQVITVIAIGAPFMSTAFMLGRAFYAQEDARTPFMVQLAVSVFTVLGAVLIAHLLPPEQMVFAIAACYAVQNILATVVYHYALKRRIGDYGLSRIVGSHARILAASLVSGAVGAAVLWLMGGYATDGFPWGGQLSALISIAVGGTAMALSYAVALKVFRVQEFTGLVAPLRARLGR; this is encoded by the coding sequence ATGCAGAAGTCCGGGGCGCGCGCCAGCGCCGTCATGGCCTCCGGGACGCTGGTGTCACGGATCCTGGGTTTCGTCAAGACCTTCCTCATCACGGTGGCCATCGGCTCCGCGGCCACCATGGCGGACGTGTTCCAGCTGGCCAACACGCTGCCCAACCTGATCTACGTGCTGATCGCCGGCGGCGTGTTCAACGCGGTGCTGGTCCCGCAGATCATCAAGGCCTCGAAGGCCGAGGACGAGGGCGCGGACTACATCTCCCGGCTCATCACGCTCGCGGTGATCGCGCTGCTGGTGATCACCGGTGCGGTGCTGCTGTGCGTGGGGCCCATCATGCGGCTCATGGGTCCGGGCTGGTCCGACGCGCAGCTGGCCATGGGCACGATGTTCGCGGTGATCACCTTCCCGCAGATCTTCTTCTACGGCCTCTACACCGTGGTGGGCCAGGTGCTCAACGCCAAGGGCGCGTTCGGCGCGTACATGTGGGCTCCGGTGCTCAACAACGTGATCGCGATCGCGGCACTGCTGATGTTCATCTACCAGTTCGGCCCGTTCCGCACCCACCCGCACTCGCTGGAGAACTGGACGTCCGCGCAGACCTTCTGGCTCGTGGGCATGGCCACGGTGGGCGTGGCCGCGCAGGCGTTCGTGCTGTTCTGGCCCCTCGCCCGGCTGGGGCTGCGCATCCGCCCGCGCTTCGGCTGGCGCGGCATCGGACTGTCCACGGCGGGGCGCCTGGGCGGGTGGACCCTGGCCACGGGTGTGATCGCCAACCTCGCGTTCATGGCCCTGTACCGCACCGCCGCCATCCCCACGGGTGCGCGCTCCGACGCTCCCGCGGGCCCGGGCGGTCCGACGCCCATCGCGGGCACGGCCGTGCTGGACCAGGCCACGATGCTCTACGCCCTGCCCCACGGGGTGATCGGGCTGTCCATCGCCACCGTGCTGTTCAACCGCATGGCGGCCGCGGCGGCGGAGAAGGACCGTGAGTCCCTCGTGGCCTCCCTGTCCTCGAGCCTGCGGGTCACGGGGGTGGCCACGGTGTTCTGCATGATCGCGCTCATCGTTTACGCGGGGCCGCTGGGGATGCTGTTCTCGGGCGGCGTGCCAGCGGCGGGCGCCGTGATCGGCCAGGTGATCACCGTGATCGCCATCGGCGCGCCGTTCATGTCCACCGCGTTCATGCTGGGCCGGGCGTTCTACGCGCAGGAGGACGCCCGCACCCCGTTCATGGTGCAGCTCGCGGTGTCCGTGTTCACGGTGCTCGGCGCGGTGCTCATCGCCCACCTCCTCCCGCCCGAGCAGATGGTCTTCGCGATCGCCGCGTGCTACGCGGTGCAGAACATCCTGGCCACCGTGGTCTACCACTACGCCCTGAAACGGCGGATCGGGGACTACGGGCTGTCCCGCATCGTGGGCTCGCACGCCCGCATCCTGGCGGCGTCGCTGGTCTCCGGTGCCGTGGGCGCCGCAGTGCTGTGGCTCATGGGCGGGTACGCCACGGACGGGTTCCCGTGGGGCGGTCAGCTCTCCGCGCTCATCAGCATCGC